The nucleotide window GAAGCGGGTCGGCACGCCGGCCCCTGCCCATCGACCTCTTCCACGCCTGATGCCATTCCGTGTTGCCCTCAAGGTCGACTGCGACACCGCGGACGGCACGCGGCGGGGCATCCCGCGGCTGCTGTCGCTCTTCGAGAAGAAGCAGATCCGCGCGACCTTCTTCTTCTCGCTGGGGCCCGACCGCTCGGGCCGCGCGGCGTTGCGGGTCTTCACCCGAAAGGGTTTTTTGAAGAAGATGTTCCGCTCGCGCGCGCCGTCTCTCTATCCGCTCCGGACGATGCTCTCCGGCACGCTCCTCCCGGCGCCGATGATCGGGAAGAACGGCCGCGCGGAGATCCGGTCCGTCGCCGCGGCGGGCCACGAGACGGGCGTGCACGCCTGGGACCACGTCGGATGGCACGACGGCTTGCCGCGGTGGAGCGCCGAGCGGATCGCCGACGAGTACCGCCGACTGCATGCGGAGTACCGCGAGATCTTCGGGGCGGCGGCGCGCGCGTCGGCGTGCCCGGGATGGACGGTTTCCGACGCCTATCTCGCCGAGCGCGAGAAGTATCCGCTCCTGTACACGTCGGACACGCGCGAAGGGAGTCCGTTCTTCCCGAGAACTCCGGAGTTCGTCTCCGCGATTCCGGAGATCCCGTCGACGCTCCCGACGCTCGACGAGAAGCTCGGCGATCCCGATCTTCCCGGCGCCGACGCGCTCCGCGGTTACTTCGCGGACGCCCCTCGCGGCGACGCCGTGCACACGATCCACACGGAGGTCGAGGGGGGGCCATATCTCGAGTGGTTCGCGCGCCTCGTGGACGACTGGAAGGATCGCGGCGCTCGGTTCGTGCCGATGGAGACGTTCGCGATCGAGGCGAGGGAGCGCGCGGCGGAGCTGCCGGTTCGGCGGATCGTGCCGATCAGGCTGCCGGGACGCGGTGGAGTCGTTTCTTCCGGATACCCGCCGCACTGACGAGCGCGGCCGCCGCCCCGGCCAGACCGAGAAACGCTCCCGCGCGGAACGGCCGCTCGTCGTAAAAAAGCCGGACGCGATGCCGCCCGGGCGGTACGCGCATGCCGCAGAAACTGCCGTTCGCGATCTCGACAGGGGCGGCCGCGCCGTCGATCGTGGCCCGCCAGTACCGGAAGTACGTCGCGGCGAAGACGGCGATGGTTCCCGAGGAGCTCTCGACCTCCGCGGCGAAGCCGTTTCTCTCCTCGCGGGGATTCGCGACCCGGGCATCCGACGGCGGCGTGCCCGGATCGGCATCGGCGCCTCGCAGCACGACGTCGGTACGCGGGTCGAAACGTTCGGACGCGACGAGATCGACGGCGCCCGAGAGCGAGTTGCGCCGATAGATCCGGGACGCCGCCCGGACGACCGGCACGGGATCGGCCGCCTCGGACACATACACGCGACGGCCCGATATGTCCGTGGCGGCGCGCGCGCGAAACCCCGCGAAGACGGCGGGGGAGGGCGCGATCGCCCAACGCACCGATGCGGCCCGAAGCAACCGCCCCTTCTCGGCCGCGGGTTTCGAGGCGACCGCTTCGAAGAAGACGCGATCGAGGAATCCGTAGGAGCCGTCCGGGTCCTTGTCGTACGCGTAGCGGATGCCGTCGGGAATGGCCGTCAGCGGCCAGAGCTCCGCGCGTCCGGCGAGGATCAGCGCGCCGACGTCGTCGACGGCGAACGAATGCCGCGTTCCGTATTTTGCGACGGTGAATTCCGGAAGCCCGCCGACCCACGCGCGTCCCTCTCCGTCGATCGCGGACGCGAGGGAGGGACGGGACTGGTAGGGCGCCGCGGGAACGCTCACGAAGAGAGGCCACGCCGACGGGAGGAGCGTCGCGAGCGAGGCCGCGAGAAAGAACGGCAGCCGTTCCGGGCCTGGCCGCCGGACGAAGGCAACCACGAGAAGACCCATGGCCGCGGCGCCGCAGAGCGCGTCGACCAGAATCGTCCGGAAGATTCCGGGAAGCATCTGGTCCGCTCCGAAGGAGAGGCCGCGAAACGCGGGAGCGACGAGCTCGCGAACGGCGGCGGGCGCCGCCAGGACAAATCCGGCGCCGGCGAGGAGGACGGCGGCGACCGCGATCGCGGGACGCACGAGCGCGCGCGAGACCGGTCGGGCGGCCCATGCGTCGGCCGCCAGCGCCGCGAGAGAGGAAACCGCGAGGGCCGCGGGGAGGGCGAACTTGATCGGATACCGGAAGTGGCGAAGAGGGGAAATCGCCCAGAGGACTTCGAAGAGCGGGGTCCGAAAGCCGTACGAGAGAAGGAGGAACAGGGCCGCCGACGCGAGGCTCGCGATGACGACCCCGCGCCGGCGGAAGCCCGGGATCGCGAGCGCGGCCAGGAGCAGCAGCAACGGCGCGAGCCCGAAGTTCAGCGAATAGAGATAGGGCTGCAGCGAATCGAACGGCCGGTAGGCCCAGAACGCGCCGGA belongs to Thermoanaerobaculia bacterium and includes:
- a CDS encoding polysaccharide deacetylase family protein, producing the protein MPFRVALKVDCDTADGTRRGIPRLLSLFEKKQIRATFFFSLGPDRSGRAALRVFTRKGFLKKMFRSRAPSLYPLRTMLSGTLLPAPMIGKNGRAEIRSVAAAGHETGVHAWDHVGWHDGLPRWSAERIADEYRRLHAEYREIFGAAARASACPGWTVSDAYLAEREKYPLLYTSDTREGSPFFPRTPEFVSAIPEIPSTLPTLDEKLGDPDLPGADALRGYFADAPRGDAVHTIHTEVEGGPYLEWFARLVDDWKDRGARFVPMETFAIEARERAAELPVRRIVPIRLPGRGGVVSSGYPPH